Proteins from a genomic interval of Pseudoruegeria sp. SHC-113:
- a CDS encoding ABC transporter permease, with translation MALPNHASTLERVWHYAYLVICGLIFLFLIAPILVVIPLSFNAEPYFTFTEKMLALDPTGYSTRWYDLLLTFGMENPDAARDGSWWSDAWENAAWISAAKNSVIIGFFSTILATFLGTLAALGLSRPEMPFRRAIMAILISPMIVPIIITATGLFFFYSMTGLANSYLGVIMAHATLGIPFVIITVTATLVGFDHSLTRAAASLGANPTTSFFKITMPLILPGVISGALFAFVTSFDEVVVVLFVAAHDQQTIPRQMWNGIREQISPAILSVATILVLVSIALLTTVELLRRRSEKLRGVAPQ, from the coding sequence ATGGCTCTTCCCAACCACGCTTCCACCCTCGAACGTGTCTGGCACTACGCCTATCTCGTGATCTGCGGGCTGATCTTCCTGTTCCTGATCGCCCCGATCCTCGTGGTGATCCCGCTCTCCTTCAACGCCGAGCCCTATTTCACCTTCACCGAGAAGATGCTGGCGCTCGATCCCACCGGCTATTCCACCCGCTGGTACGATCTGCTGCTGACCTTCGGCATGGAGAACCCGGACGCCGCCCGCGATGGCAGCTGGTGGTCGGACGCCTGGGAGAATGCCGCCTGGATCAGCGCGGCGAAGAACTCGGTGATCATCGGCTTCTTCTCCACCATCCTCGCGACCTTCCTCGGCACGCTCGCCGCCCTTGGCCTGAGCCGCCCGGAGATGCCCTTCCGCCGCGCGATCATGGCGATCCTGATCTCGCCGATGATCGTGCCGATCATCATCACCGCCACCGGGCTCTTCTTCTTCTACTCCATGACGGGGCTTGCGAACTCCTACTTGGGTGTGATCATGGCCCACGCCACGCTGGGCATTCCTTTCGTCATCATCACCGTGACAGCCACGCTCGTGGGGTTTGACCACTCGCTCACCCGCGCCGCCGCGAGCCTTGGTGCGAACCCGACGACCTCCTTCTTCAAGATCACCATGCCGCTGATCCTGCCCGGCGTGATCTCCGGTGCGCTTTTTGCCTTCGTGACGTCCTTTGACGAAGTCGTCGTGGTGCTCTTCGTGGCCGCTCATGATCAGCAGACAATCCCGCGCCAGATGTGGAACGGTATCCGCGAGCAGATCAGCCCGGCGATCCTCTCGGTGGCCACGATCCTCGTGCTGGTCTCCATCGCCCTGCTGACCACGGTCGAACTGCTGCGCCGCCGCTCGGAGAAGTTGCGCGGGGTTGCGCCGCAGTAA
- a CDS encoding D-alanyl-D-alanine carboxypeptidase family protein: protein MRQMLKAAATAMILALPLPAFSFETAATAAYVIDQTTGTVLLEKRADVALPPASMSKLMTLNMLFEALKDGRVTMETRFPVSSRAKAMGGSTMFLNERDRPTVEELILGIIVQSGNDACVVVAEGLAGSEATFATQMNARAQALGMTNSTFANASGWPHPSQRMSMHDLGVLAQRLINDFPEYYPYFAQTEFPFDGRSPDNRFNRNPLLKLGIGADGLKTGHTQEAGYGLVGSAKQGSRRVTFVITGLDSERARAEEAERVVSWAFRQFVEKTVATAGTQVASAKVWMGASPSVGLVPTADATLLVPALSHGDLTATVEHKSPLEAPIAKGDEIGTLVVQLEGMPDARIPLVADRDVARGGFLPRLRAAAQVLYRQVMGEAQADTLASGL from the coding sequence ATGCGCCAGATGCTGAAAGCCGCCGCCACCGCAATGATCCTTGCTCTGCCCCTGCCCGCCTTCTCCTTCGAGACAGCGGCCACGGCGGCCTATGTGATCGACCAGACCACCGGCACCGTGCTTCTGGAGAAACGCGCCGATGTGGCGCTGCCGCCGGCCTCCATGTCCAAGCTGATGACGCTGAACATGCTGTTTGAGGCGCTCAAGGATGGCCGCGTGACGATGGAGACGCGCTTTCCTGTTTCTTCCCGCGCCAAGGCGATGGGCGGCTCCACCATGTTCCTGAACGAGCGCGATCGCCCCACCGTGGAAGAACTGATCCTCGGCATCATCGTGCAATCGGGCAATGACGCCTGTGTCGTAGTGGCCGAAGGGCTGGCGGGATCGGAAGCCACCTTTGCCACCCAGATGAACGCCCGCGCGCAGGCGCTCGGCATGACGAACTCCACCTTCGCCAATGCCTCGGGCTGGCCGCACCCCTCGCAGCGCATGTCGATGCATGATCTGGGCGTTCTGGCCCAGCGGCTGATCAACGACTTCCCCGAGTATTACCCCTATTTCGCGCAGACCGAGTTCCCCTTCGATGGCCGCTCGCCCGACAACCGCTTCAACCGCAACCCGCTGCTGAAGCTCGGCATCGGCGCGGATGGGCTGAAAACGGGCCACACGCAGGAAGCCGGTTACGGGCTTGTCGGCTCCGCCAAGCAAGGCAGCCGCCGCGTGACCTTCGTGATCACCGGGCTCGACAGTGAACGCGCGCGTGCCGAAGAGGCCGAGCGCGTGGTGAGCTGGGCCTTCCGCCAGTTCGTGGAGAAAACCGTGGCCACCGCCGGAACGCAAGTCGCGTCTGCCAAGGTGTGGATGGGCGCGTCCCCGTCCGTCGGGCTCGTGCCGACCGCGGATGCCACGCTGCTGGTGCCCGCGCTGTCCCACGGTGATCTGACGGCCACGGTGGAGCATAAATCCCCGCTCGAAGCCCCCATCGCGAAGGGCGATGAGATCGGCACGCTTGTGGTGCAGCTCGAAGGCATGCCCGATGCGCGCATTCCGCTGGTGGCGGATCGTGACGTGGCTCGTGGAGGCTTCCTGCCGCGCCTGAGGGCCGCGGCGCAGGTGCTGTACCGACAGGTGATGGGGGAAGCCCAGGCGGACACTCTGGCTTCCGGCCTATAA
- a CDS encoding ABC transporter permease has product MADTTAPLTTADGKPLKAALASAQAKARRRAFFLVLPLLAFVLLTFVAPITQMLHRSVHNPGFTTHKDIGSGVETPIMVNLRAWFDENPAGTEPDEAAYEALAQDLVLLRELKAPGNVGTRINYERAGSRSMFTKAARSAAKLEPPYKEAILDLDEDWADPELWQVMRGASSAYTVNFYLAALDLARDADGSVVSVDENRQVYVKLFTRTLLLSLLITFLCFLLAYPIAHLLATLPLRHSNLLMIFVLLPFWTSLLVRTTSWIVLLQSQGVVNDSLVATGLLDDDNRIQMIYNQTGTIIAMTHILLPFMVLPLYSVMRPINPSYVRAARSLGATSWTAFRRIYFPQTVPGIGAGALLVFILAVGYYITPALVGGADGQLISNLIAFHMTKSLNWSLAAALAAILLGGILVLYWLYDRLVGIDNLKLG; this is encoded by the coding sequence ATGGCCGACACCACCGCCCCCCTCACCACGGCTGACGGCAAACCGTTGAAAGCCGCGCTCGCCTCGGCACAAGCCAAGGCCCGCCGCCGCGCGTTTTTCCTCGTTCTGCCGCTTCTGGCCTTCGTCCTGCTCACTTTCGTGGCCCCGATCACCCAGATGCTGCACCGCTCGGTGCACAACCCCGGTTTCACCACCCACAAAGATATCGGCTCCGGGGTAGAGACCCCGATCATGGTGAACCTGCGCGCATGGTTTGATGAAAACCCGGCCGGCACCGAACCCGATGAGGCCGCCTACGAGGCGCTGGCGCAGGATCTCGTTCTGCTGCGCGAGCTGAAAGCGCCGGGCAACGTGGGCACGCGGATCAACTACGAACGCGCCGGTTCGCGTTCCATGTTCACCAAGGCCGCCCGCAGCGCCGCAAAGCTGGAGCCGCCCTACAAGGAGGCCATCCTTGATCTCGATGAGGATTGGGCCGATCCTGAGCTCTGGCAGGTGATGCGCGGGGCCTCCTCGGCCTATACGGTCAACTTCTACCTCGCTGCGCTCGATCTGGCCCGCGATGCGGATGGCTCGGTCGTCTCGGTCGATGAAAACCGGCAGGTCTATGTGAAGCTCTTCACGCGCACGCTACTGCTGTCGCTGCTGATTACCTTCCTGTGCTTCCTGCTGGCCTACCCGATCGCGCACCTGCTGGCGACGCTGCCCTTGCGCCACTCCAACCTCCTGATGATCTTCGTGCTCCTGCCCTTCTGGACATCGCTTCTGGTGCGCACCACAAGCTGGATCGTGCTCTTGCAAAGCCAGGGCGTGGTGAACGACAGCCTCGTCGCCACCGGCCTGCTGGACGACGACAACCGCATCCAGATGATCTACAACCAGACCGGCACGATCATCGCCATGACGCATATCCTGCTGCCTTTCATGGTGCTGCCGCTCTACTCGGTGATGCGCCCGATCAACCCCTCCTACGTGCGCGCCGCGCGCAGCCTCGGCGCCACCAGCTGGACGGCCTTCCGCCGGATCTACTTCCCGCAAACCGTGCCCGGTATCGGCGCGGGCGCTCTCCTCGTCTTCATCCTCGCCGTGGGTTACTACATTACGCCCGCCCTGGTGGGGGGGGCCGATGGGCAGCTGATCTCCAACCTCATCGCCTTCCACATGACGAAATCGCTGAACTGGTCGCTCGCTGCGGCGCTGGCGGCGATCCTGCTGGGCGGCATCCTCGTGCTCTACTGGCTCTACGACCGCCTCGTGGGCATCGACAACCTGAAACTCGGCTGA
- a CDS encoding DNA polymerase III subunit delta', translating into MSDTPPPEPDRIEGAPHPRETATLLGQSEAEAAFLDAFNTGRLHHAWLITGPKGVGKATLAWKIARFLLATPKADSGGLFGDAPPAPETLDIPADHPVARRLLSGAEGGLFSLKRPVNEKTGALRQEITVDEVRKMRSFFGLSSADGGRRVVIVDSADELNVNAANALLKQLEEPPAGAVLLLISHQPSRLLPTIRSRCRELRCRALPPETIAQALAQAGEAEVPSPEALAELSAGSVGEALQLLHHDGLALYGAIVKLFTGLPRVDRQLAIALSESTLGKGKEAQQALLFDLLDLFLARAARAGVIGPPAVEAAPGEAALLARMAPNPQAGRRWAELQQSLGARVRHGRAVNLDPAALLLDMVFKINETAARTAA; encoded by the coding sequence ATGAGCGACACCCCGCCCCCGGAACCCGATCGGATCGAAGGCGCGCCGCACCCGCGCGAAACCGCCACCTTGCTCGGCCAATCCGAGGCCGAAGCCGCCTTTCTGGACGCGTTCAACACCGGCCGCCTGCACCATGCCTGGCTGATCACCGGCCCCAAGGGCGTGGGCAAGGCGACGTTGGCGTGGAAGATCGCCCGTTTCCTGCTGGCCACACCCAAGGCCGACAGCGGCGGGTTGTTCGGCGATGCGCCCCCTGCGCCCGAAACGCTCGACATTCCAGCCGATCACCCGGTTGCGCGCCGCCTGCTCTCCGGCGCGGAAGGCGGGCTGTTTTCGCTCAAACGCCCGGTGAACGAGAAAACCGGCGCTCTACGGCAGGAAATCACGGTGGATGAGGTGCGCAAGATGCGCAGCTTCTTTGGCCTATCCTCGGCGGATGGCGGACGGCGCGTGGTGATCGTGGATTCTGCCGACGAGTTGAACGTCAACGCCGCCAACGCCCTGCTGAAACAGCTCGAAGAGCCCCCGGCGGGCGCGGTGCTGCTGCTGATCAGCCACCAGCCCTCACGCCTTCTGCCCACGATCCGCTCTCGCTGCCGCGAGTTGCGCTGCCGTGCCCTGCCGCCAGAGACCATCGCGCAGGCGCTGGCGCAGGCCGGGGAGGCCGAGGTGCCCTCGCCTGAGGCGCTAGCCGAATTGTCTGCGGGCTCCGTGGGCGAGGCGCTGCAACTGCTGCACCACGACGGGCTCGCCCTTTACGGGGCCATCGTGAAGCTGTTCACCGGCCTGCCCCGCGTGGATCGACAACTGGCCATCGCGCTTTCGGAAAGCACGTTGGGCAAGGGCAAGGAGGCGCAGCAGGCGCTGCTGTTCGATCTGCTCGATCTCTTTCTCGCCCGCGCCGCGCGCGCCGGTGTGATCGGCCCGCCCGCCGTGGAGGCCGCCCCCGGCGAGGCCGCGCTGCTCGCGCGCATGGCGCCAAATCCGCAGGCAGGCCGCCGCTGGGCCGAGCTGCAGCAGAGCCTTGGCGCGCGGGTGCGCCATGGGCGGGCCGTCAACCTTGACCCTGCCGCGCTTCTGCTTGATATGGTCTTCAAGATCAATGAAACGGCGGCGCGCACGGCCGCCTGA
- a CDS encoding AEC family transporter, with amino-acid sequence MQALIEVILPVFFVIGFGYLAVWRKKLSDEAIDGIVKFTQNFAIPCLLFRAISTLDLSAGFDLALLGSFYGAAALCFAVGIAGARLLFNRPWEDSVAIGFCCLFSNSVLLGLPITERAYGPEALEANFAIVALHSPFCYGLGITVMELARNRGGSLARVPLRVLKAMFSNALVIAIALGFVVNLAHVPLPGVVTDALDLMVRAALPAALFSLGGVLYRYRPEGDLRTICFVVAVSLILHPSLVWIFGTASGLNEAAFRSAILTSAMAPGVNAYVFANLYGVGKRVAASAVLLGTAGTILTAWVWLALLGT; translated from the coding sequence ATGCAGGCGCTGATCGAGGTCATCCTGCCGGTCTTCTTCGTGATCGGCTTCGGCTACCTCGCGGTCTGGCGCAAGAAGCTTTCGGACGAGGCCATCGACGGCATCGTCAAATTCACCCAGAACTTCGCCATCCCCTGCCTGCTGTTTCGCGCTATCTCGACGCTGGATCTTTCGGCGGGCTTCGATCTGGCCTTGCTCGGCAGCTTCTACGGCGCGGCGGCGCTCTGTTTTGCCGTGGGCATCGCGGGGGCGCGGCTGCTGTTCAATCGCCCGTGGGAAGACAGCGTCGCCATCGGCTTCTGCTGCCTCTTCTCAAACTCCGTGCTGCTGGGCCTGCCGATCACCGAACGCGCCTACGGGCCGGAGGCGCTGGAGGCGAACTTCGCCATCGTCGCGCTGCATTCGCCCTTCTGCTACGGGCTCGGGATCACGGTGATGGAGCTGGCGCGCAACCGGGGCGGATCGCTTGCGAGAGTGCCACTGCGGGTGCTGAAAGCGATGTTCTCCAACGCACTGGTGATCGCGATTGCGCTCGGGTTCGTGGTGAACCTCGCCCATGTGCCCCTGCCCGGCGTGGTGACGGATGCGCTGGATCTCATGGTGCGCGCAGCCCTGCCTGCGGCGCTGTTCTCGCTCGGTGGCGTGCTCTACCGCTACCGCCCGGAAGGCGATCTGCGCACGATCTGTTTCGTGGTGGCGGTCTCGCTCATCCTGCACCCCTCGCTCGTCTGGATCTTCGGCACGGCCAGCGGGTTGAACGAGGCCGCCTTCCGCTCCGCTATCCTGACATCCGCCATGGCACCGGGGGTGAACGCCTATGTCTTTGCCAATCTCTACGGGGTGGGCAAACGGGTGGCCGCCAGCGCGGTGCTGCTGGGCACGGCAGGCACGATCCTCACGGCTTGGGTGTGGCTTGCGCTGCTGGGGACATAG
- a CDS encoding DUF6324 family protein: MGINSESDISANMQIGPTSLGMVRIYIEADGVEIPMDFEPEEAIEIAEEIRAAAEAVKARKGR, translated from the coding sequence ATGGGGATCAACAGCGAAAGCGACATTTCTGCCAACATGCAGATCGGCCCCACCTCGCTGGGCATGGTGCGCATTTACATCGAGGCCGACGGCGTGGAAATCCCGATGGATTTCGAGCCTGAGGAAGCCATCGAGATCGCCGAGGAAATCCGCGCCGCCGCGGAAGCCGTCAAGGCCCGAAAAGGGCGCTGA
- the tmk gene encoding dTMP kinase — protein MFISFEGIDGSGKSTQARLLAARLEAEGHAVVLTREPGGSPGAEEIRRLVLEGDPDRWSAETEILLFTAARRDHLERTIQPALAEGKIVLCDRFADSTRMYQGISRGDLRGTVDALHSLMIGREPDLTVLIDMDPAKGLSRAKARQTAEERFEDFGLELQQKMRAGFLELAAEFAPRFAVIDGDATPDTVAEQVFAAVKARLP, from the coding sequence ATGTTCATTTCCTTCGAAGGGATCGACGGATCCGGCAAATCCACGCAGGCCCGCCTGCTGGCCGCACGGCTTGAGGCTGAAGGCCACGCGGTGGTGCTGACGCGCGAACCCGGCGGCTCGCCGGGGGCCGAGGAAATCCGCCGTCTGGTTCTGGAAGGCGATCCGGACCGTTGGTCCGCCGAGACGGAAATCCTGCTGTTCACCGCCGCCCGCCGCGATCACCTTGAGCGCACGATCCAGCCCGCCCTGGCCGAGGGCAAGATCGTGCTCTGCGACCGTTTCGCTGACAGCACGCGCATGTATCAGGGCATCAGCCGGGGCGATCTGCGCGGCACGGTGGATGCGCTGCACAGCCTGATGATTGGCCGCGAGCCGGATCTCACCGTGCTGATCGACATGGACCCGGCCAAGGGGCTGTCCCGCGCCAAGGCCCGGCAGACGGCGGAAGAGCGGTTCGAGGACTTCGGGCTGGAGCTGCAGCAAAAGATGCGCGCAGGCTTCCTCGAGTTGGCGGCGGAATTTGCGCCCCGCTTTGCCGTGATCGACGGCGACGCGACGCCGGATACCGTGGCGGAGCAGGTCTTTGCCGCCGTGAAAGCCCGCCTGCCATGA
- a CDS encoding ABC transporter ATP-binding protein, with product MATSEADSAFVVFDRVQKSYDGETLVVKDLNLSIGKGEFLTMLGPSGSGKTTCLMMLAGFETATHGEILLDGKPINNIPPHKRGIGMVFQNYALFPHMTVNENLAFPLEVRGMGKDEREAKVKRALEMVQMGAFGNRRPAQLSGGQQQRIALARALVFDPALVLMDEPLGALDKQLREHMQYEIKHLHENLGITVVYVTHDQSEALTMSDRVAVFDDGIIQQLAPPEELYEQPKNSFVAQFIGENNKLSGKVTAIEGDIATVQLADGESCTALAVNCGGVGSDTLISVRPERVSVDAGQGPNSTEATVQELIYLGDHIRCRLTVHGNSEFVVKVPNSAGHSHLNVGETTRVQWLAEDARALDAG from the coding sequence GTGGCCACATCCGAAGCGGATAGCGCGTTCGTCGTCTTCGACCGCGTGCAGAAAAGCTATGACGGGGAAACACTCGTCGTCAAAGATCTCAATCTTTCCATCGGCAAGGGGGAATTCCTGACGATGCTCGGGCCGTCGGGCTCCGGCAAGACGACCTGCCTGATGATGCTCGCCGGGTTTGAAACCGCCACCCATGGCGAGATCCTGCTCGATGGCAAGCCGATCAACAACATCCCGCCGCACAAGCGCGGCATCGGCATGGTGTTCCAGAACTACGCCCTCTTCCCGCATATGACGGTGAACGAGAACCTCGCCTTCCCGCTGGAAGTGCGCGGCATGGGCAAGGACGAACGCGAGGCCAAGGTCAAGCGCGCGCTCGAAATGGTGCAGATGGGCGCCTTCGGCAACCGCCGCCCGGCGCAGCTTTCGGGCGGCCAGCAGCAGCGGATCGCTCTGGCCCGTGCGCTGGTGTTCGACCCGGCGCTGGTGCTGATGGACGAACCCCTTGGCGCGCTCGACAAGCAGCTGCGCGAACATATGCAATACGAGATCAAGCACCTGCACGAAAACCTCGGGATCACCGTGGTTTACGTGACGCACGATCAGTCCGAAGCGCTCACCATGTCCGATCGCGTGGCGGTGTTTGACGATGGCATCATCCAGCAACTCGCCCCGCCCGAAGAGCTCTATGAGCAGCCGAAAAACAGCTTTGTGGCCCAGTTCATCGGCGAGAACAACAAGCTTTCCGGCAAGGTCACCGCGATTGAAGGCGATATCGCCACGGTGCAGCTTGCCGATGGCGAAAGCTGCACCGCGCTTGCGGTGAATTGCGGTGGTGTGGGCAGCGATACCCTGATCTCCGTGCGCCCGGAACGCGTGAGCGTGGATGCGGGGCAGGGGCCCAACAGTACCGAGGCCACCGTGCAAGAGCTGATCTACCTCGGCGATCACATCCGCTGCCGGCTCACCGTGCATGGCAACAGCGAATTCGTGGTGAAAGTGCCCAACTCCGCCGGGCACAGCCACCTGAACGTGGGCGAAACCACGCGGGTCCAATGGCTCGCGGAGGATGCCCGCGCCCTCGACGCAGGCTGA
- a CDS encoding MBL fold metallo-hydrolase, translating into MGEIRFRILGCGSSGGVPRIGGNWGDCDPENPKNRRSRCSLLIEREAEGGVTRVLIDTSPDMRQQLIDAGAGTLDAVVFTHSHADHVHGLDDLRQVVFNTRQRLPVWADGDTQNDLISRFGYAFVQPAGSPYPPILDLHSIDGDVVIAGDGGVITLSPFRVRHGSIDALGFRIGDVAYLPDVSEMPEENWARLQGLECFILDALRRTPHPTHIHLDTALEWIARSGAKQGVLTNMHIDLDYATVLAETEDHIQPAYDGLTLRFAV; encoded by the coding sequence ATGGGGGAGATCCGCTTTCGCATCCTCGGCTGCGGCTCCTCGGGCGGCGTGCCGCGCATTGGCGGCAACTGGGGCGATTGCGACCCTGAGAACCCTAAAAACCGCCGCAGCCGCTGCTCGCTTCTTATCGAGCGTGAGGCCGAAGGCGGTGTGACGCGGGTGCTGATCGACACTTCGCCCGATATGCGCCAGCAGTTGATCGACGCCGGAGCCGGCACGCTGGATGCGGTTGTGTTTACCCATTCCCACGCCGATCACGTACACGGGCTCGATGACCTGCGGCAGGTGGTGTTCAACACCCGCCAGCGCCTGCCCGTCTGGGCCGATGGCGACACGCAGAACGATCTGATCTCGCGCTTCGGCTATGCTTTCGTGCAGCCCGCGGGCTCCCCCTACCCGCCGATCCTCGATCTGCATTCCATCGACGGCGATGTGGTGATTGCAGGAGACGGCGGGGTGATCACGCTTTCCCCCTTCCGCGTGCGCCACGGCAGCATCGACGCCCTTGGCTTCCGCATCGGCGATGTGGCCTACCTGCCCGATGTGAGCGAAATGCCGGAGGAGAACTGGGCCAGGCTTCAGGGCCTTGAGTGCTTCATTCTGGACGCCCTGCGCCGCACCCCGCACCCGACCCATATCCATCTGGACACTGCCCTTGAGTGGATCGCCCGCAGCGGGGCGAAACAGGGGGTGCTGACGAACATGCACATCGATCTGGATTACGCCACGGTGCTGGCGGAGACCGAGGATCACATCCAGCCCGCCTACGACGGGCTCACCTTGCGGTTTGCGGTCTAG
- a CDS encoding ABC transporter substrate-binding protein, with amino-acid sequence MKKTLVLTTALTSLAYGASAQEVTVMSWGGAYTKSQVEAYHKPFTAETGISINSVDADNPATPIKAQVEAGNVTVDVADVEFSDAVRLCDEGLLEEIDLSMLPAAPDGTPAADDFIEGALQDCAVANIVWSTVYAYNTANVEGTPMTMADFFDTEKFPGKRGLRKSAKATLEMALMGDGVPAGEVYDLLETDEGVDRAFAKLDEIKGDIVWWEAGAQPPQLLADGEVVMSTAYNGRIFNAAVGEGQPFEIVWDGQILDFDLFVVPKGAPNKDEAMKFIAFSTDTQRLADQASWISYGPARKSSGALVGLYSDGKTEMAPHMPTAADNLGNALVNNFEFWVDRDAELNERFNAWLAN; translated from the coding sequence ATGAAAAAGACACTGGTCCTGACCACGGCCCTGACGAGCCTCGCCTATGGCGCAAGCGCGCAGGAAGTCACCGTGATGTCCTGGGGGGGCGCTTACACGAAGTCCCAGGTCGAAGCCTACCACAAGCCCTTCACCGCCGAGACGGGCATCAGCATCAACTCCGTTGACGCCGACAACCCCGCCACGCCGATCAAGGCGCAGGTGGAAGCCGGCAACGTGACGGTCGACGTCGCCGACGTGGAATTCTCCGACGCCGTGCGCCTCTGCGACGAAGGCCTGCTGGAAGAGATCGATCTCTCCATGCTGCCCGCCGCCCCGGATGGCACTCCGGCCGCGGATGACTTCATCGAAGGCGCGCTGCAGGATTGCGCCGTGGCCAACATCGTGTGGTCCACGGTCTACGCCTACAACACCGCCAACGTCGAAGGCACGCCGATGACGATGGCGGACTTCTTCGACACCGAGAAGTTCCCGGGCAAGCGCGGCCTGCGCAAATCCGCCAAGGCGACGCTGGAAATGGCCCTGATGGGCGATGGCGTGCCGGCCGGCGAGGTCTATGACCTGCTGGAAACCGACGAGGGTGTGGACCGCGCCTTCGCCAAGCTCGACGAGATCAAGGGCGACATCGTCTGGTGGGAAGCCGGCGCCCAGCCGCCGCAGCTTCTGGCTGATGGCGAGGTGGTGATGTCCACCGCTTACAACGGCCGGATCTTCAACGCCGCCGTGGGTGAAGGCCAGCCCTTCGAGATCGTCTGGGACGGCCAGATCCTCGACTTCGACCTCTTCGTGGTGCCGAAAGGCGCGCCCAACAAGGACGAAGCCATGAAGTTCATCGCCTTCTCCACCGACACCCAGCGCCTCGCCGATCAGGCCTCCTGGATCTCCTATGGTCCGGCCCGGAAATCCTCCGGTGCGCTCGTCGGCCTCTACTCCGACGGCAAAACCGAGATGGCACCGCATATGCCGACGGCCGCCGACAACCTCGGCAATGCGCTCGTGAACAACTTCGAGTTCTGGGTCGATCGTGACGCCGAACTGAACGAGCGTTTCAACGCCTGGCTCGCCAACTAA
- a CDS encoding TatD family hydrolase, translating into MTAVPQIVDSHCHLDFPDFAEELPQVVERAVEAGVSRMVTICTRLRLEPQVRAIAERFAPVYYAAGTHPMSAADEPLATVEELVALAQHPKFVGIGESGLDYHYTAESKAVQQDSLRIHIEAARQTGLPLIIHARAADEDMARILSEEHAAGVYTCVMHCFSSSRALAEAALDLGFYLSMSGIATFKKSQELRDIFASAPVERILVETDAPYLAPQPYRGKRNEPGYSIHTAKVGAEIFGLSYADFAAQTCANFDRLFTKAAKAAQAA; encoded by the coding sequence ATGACAGCAGTTCCCCAGATCGTCGACAGCCACTGCCACCTCGATTTCCCCGATTTCGCCGAGGAACTGCCGCAGGTGGTGGAGCGCGCCGTTGAGGCCGGGGTGAGCCGCATGGTCACCATCTGCACCCGCCTGCGCCTTGAGCCGCAGGTGCGCGCCATCGCGGAGCGCTTTGCGCCCGTCTACTACGCCGCAGGCACCCACCCGATGAGCGCCGCAGATGAACCGCTGGCCACGGTCGAAGAGCTGGTCGCGCTGGCGCAGCATCCCAAATTCGTCGGCATCGGCGAGTCGGGGCTGGATTACCACTATACCGCCGAGAGCAAGGCCGTGCAGCAGGACAGCTTGCGCATCCATATCGAGGCCGCACGGCAAACCGGCCTGCCCCTGATCATCCACGCCCGTGCGGCGGATGAGGACATGGCGCGCATCCTGAGCGAGGAACATGCCGCCGGGGTCTATACCTGCGTGATGCACTGCTTTTCTTCCAGCCGCGCGCTGGCGGAAGCGGCGCTTGATCTGGGCTTTTACCTCTCCATGTCGGGCATCGCGACCTTCAAGAAAAGCCAGGAGCTGCGCGACATCTTCGCCAGCGCCCCGGTGGAACGCATCCTCGTGGAAACGGACGCGCCCTATCTCGCGCCACAGCCCTATCGCGGCAAACGCAACGAGCCGGGATATTCCATCCACACCGCTAAAGTGGGGGCTGAGATTTTCGGCCTGAGCTATGCGGATTTCGCCGCGCAAACCTGCGCCAATTTCGACCGGCTCTTCACCAAAGCCGCCAAAGCGGCGCAGGCCGCCTGA